The segment CTTCAGCACCGATTCTGATCATACCGTTTTCGTCAAGATCTTTAGTAGCTTCTTCAGAAACGTTCGGAATATCTGCTGTAAGCTCTTCCATACCTAATTTGGTATCACGAACCTCAAGAGAATATTCATCTACGTGGATTGAAGTAAACCAGTCTTCACGTACAACTTTTTCGTTGATCACGATCGCATCCTCGAAGTTGTATCCTTTCCAAGGCATGAAGGCAACCACTAAGTTTCTACCAAGAGCCAATTCTCCGTTTTCAGTAGCATATCCGTCGCAAAGTACCTGTCCTTTTTCCACAACATCACCTACTCTTACGTTTGGTCTTAGTGTAATAGTTGTACTTTGGTTGGTTTTTCTAAACTTAGTCAAGTTATATGTTTTCGTAGCAGACTCGAATTGTACTAAATCTTCGTCTTCACTTCTTTCATATTTAATTACAATTCTGTCAGCATCTACATACTCTACAGTACCTGTACCTTCAGCATTGATCAAAATTCTTGAATCTTTCGCAACCTGCTGTTCCAGACCTGTACCTACGATTGGAGCTTGAGGCTTCAATAGAGGAACTGCCTGACGCATCATGTTTGATCCCATCAATGCACGGTTCGCATCATCATGCTCCAAGAAAGGAATCAATGAAGCTGAGATACCGGAAATCTGGTTTGGTGCAACGTCGATAAGGTCAACCTGTTGAGGCTCCACTACCGGATAGTCACCATCTAATCTTGCGATAATTCTGTCTGTTTCGAATTCACCGTTGTCGCTCAATTCAACGTTTGCCTGAGCAATTACCTTAGCTTCTTCGTCTTCCGCATTTAAATAGATAGGATCTGCATTAAGATCGATTTTACCGTTATCTACCTTTCTATATGGAGTTTCGATGAAACCTAAGTTGTTGATTTTAGCATAAATACCTAAAGATGAAATCAAACCGATGTTTGGTCCTTCCGGAGTTTCAATCGGACAAATTCTTCCGTAGTGGGTATGGTGAACGTCTCGAACCTCGAAACCTGCTCTTTCTCTTGATAAACCACCAGGTCCTAGAGCAGAAAGTCTACGCTTATGCGTGATTTCTGAAAGCGGGTTGGTTTGGTCCATAAACTGAGAAAGCTGGTTGGTACCAAAGAACGAGTTAATAACTGATGTTAAAGTTTTAGCATTAACAAGATCAAGCGGAGTAAAGATTTCGTTATCTCTAACGTTCATTCTTTCCTTGATTGTTCTTGCAATTCTTGAAAGACCTACACCGAACTGTCCTGCCAATTGCTCACCAACAGTTTTAATTCTTCTGTTTGATAAGTGGTCGATATCATCAACCTCAGCTTTAGAATTTACAAGCTCGATCAAGTGTCTTACGATCGCAATGATATCTTCTTTTGTAAGAACCTCAGTAGTAGTCGGGATGTTTAGACCTAACTTTTTGTTTAGTCTGTAACGTCCAACTTCACCAAGAGAATATCTTTGCTCAGAGAAGAATAATTTTTCAATGATTCCTCTTGCGGTTTCCTCATCTGGTGGATCTGCATTTCTTAACTGACGATAGATGTACTCTACCGCTTCTTTTTCAGAGTTGGTAGGGTCTTTTTGTAATGTATTCTGGATGATAGAGAATTCGTTGCTGTTTTCTTTGTGAATCAAAATAGACTTCACACCAGCATCAAGAATAAGATCTAAATGTTCTTTTTCAAGAATTGTTTCTCTGTCTAGGATGATCTCGTTTCTTTCGATAGAAACTACCTCACCTGTATCTTCGTCTACGAAATCCTCGAACCAAGTGTTCAATACTCTCGCAGCCAATGTTCTTCCTTCCACTTTTTTAAGGGCAGCCTTAGAAACTTTCACTTCTTCAGCAAGGTCGAAGATCTGAAGGATATCCTTATCAGATTCGTAACCGATAGCTCTTAATAAAGTAGTTAATGGTAATTTTTTCTTACGGTCGATATACGCGTACATTACGCTGTTGATATCTGTTGTAAATTCCATCCAAGATCCTTTGAAAGGGATAATTCTTGAATAGTACAATTTGGTTCCGTTTGCGTGGTAAGTTTGTCCGAAGAATACACCAGGTGAACGGTGAAGCTGCGTAACGATAACTCTCTCAGCACCATTGATGATGAAAGATCCACTAGGCGTCATGTAAGGAACCGGGCCTAAGTATACATCCTGAACCACCGTCTGGAAATCCTCGTGCTCAGGGTCTGTACAATACAATTTAAGTCTTGCTTTTAGAGGAACTGAATATGTCAATCCTCTTTCCACACACTCGTCGATTGAATAACGTGGAGAATCTACCAGGTAATCTAAAAACTCTAGTACAAACTGGTTTCTAGAATCCGTAATCGGGAAGTTTTCCTGAAAAGTCTTGTATAGACCTTCATCTCTTCTGTCTTCAGGAAGCGTATCAAGCTGGAAAAACTCTTTAAAAGACTCGATCTGGATATCCAGGAAGTCAGGAGTAATAATTTTTCCTTTAGCTGATGAGAAATTAATTCTCGGTGTTCCCTTAGTTGTTACTGTTGTTTTACTCATAAAACTTTTAAGAAAGGGTTAAAAAATATTTTGTTTTTTAAAAAAATATCAGAAAAGAACAAGAAACAAGGTAAAAGTAAGAAGGTAAAAGTGTTTTTGGCGCTTCACGAAAGACCTTGGGCTTCTTTTAACTCTGTACTTGGCTCTTTCTAACTGCAACACTGGTATATCTTTTCACAGCGTAATGCAAAATATTTTTATTACTTTTGAGGCAGAGATTTGCCATAACATCTATATACACAAAATCCCTTTCATAGTTTTCACATGAAAGAGTTGATTTTCAATATTTTACAGATTTATGTACAATTATTCGCGCCAAAAGAGACTGCAAATTTACAAAATATTATCCACATTCACAAATAAATTCTTTCATTCTGAAGCAATTACGTGTTAAAGCAAGTTAAAATTTGCTGTCGATGGAATTTGATTTTTTATTAATAAAAATTATTGTTATTCATCAGCCTTGTCAAGGTTTTCCATAGAAGAAAATTAATCCAAATTATTCTTATTTAATAAAAAAACAAAAAAAGCCACCCTTTCGGATGGCTAAACAGTAGAAACGCTGCTTTTGAAAATTATTTCACGATAACCTTATATGACTTAACTGTCGTTTTTGTTTCTACTTTTATGATATACATACCTGTCGGCAATGAAGAAGTGTTTACTTCAGCATCTCCTGAGAATTTGCCTGATTTGATTAACTGCCCCTGAGCAGAGAACATGGTATATGTTCCTTCTTCGCCTGATTTGATATTCAGGTTTTCACCCGCTTTTACTGGGTTCGGATATACTTTGATATCATTCACAACAGATTTCACTTCCGATTCGGAAACTGATTTTGCCATCAATCCGCTGTTTTTAGCAAAAGAAGCGTAAGGGGAAAGTGGTGAGTCCGGAGAACCTTTTTTCACAAGATCGGTATCTACAACCGCCTGAATACCATCTGCATCTGCATCGTTAATTCTCGAAATGAATCCACCACCAAGATCATCCAGATTATCTTTTCCGATGGCATACAGATCAAAGTCAACAGCGTTAGATTTTAAATCTATAAAATCGGGTTTATCATCTCCGTCTGTATTTTTCAAAGGATATTTCATGATTCCTGAATCCGGTGAAGTTTCCAGAATATCTGCAATTCCGTTATTTCCTGTGGCTACATTAGCATCAATCACTCCATTATGATCCGTATCAATCTGATTAATCACAGAAGTCGGGATTCCTGATTCGAATAAGTCTAAAATTCCGTCGTTATCAGAATCCAGATCAAGATAACTTGAAACGCCGTCCCCTAATTCTGCAACAATTAATTTATCACCATCCACATCATCATCTTCAAATTTTCCGTTACCGTTCAAATCTTCCAACGCATCAGGAATTCCGTCATTATCAGAGTCTCCGTCGCATGCATCAGCGATTCCGTCTCCGTCGCCATCTAAAATCGGAGATTTGTCGTTGACTGCAGAACAGCCTTCAGCGCAATCCGGAATACCATTTCCATTATTATCAATACTGTCATTTCCATTCGGGCATTGATCGTTGCAATTCGGAACGCCATCCTGATCATCATCCAACTGAACAAAAGCATTATAAATGTAATATTGCTGAGCCAGTGTAATTCCGATTCCGGGATTGATCTCAATTTTCATTCTGTCAAACGGTTTTGTAGCCATAAAGCCTACATAAAACTGATTGGAAGCCGAAGTAATGAACTGCCCGCTGAATAATCCGCCGGCAGTTCGGGATTCTGTGGCTGTCGTGCCTTTATAGAAAGTAATGGTGATATAGTCTAAAGCATTAATGGTGAATAAATTAGCGCTTTTCGTTAAGGTAAAACCTCCGAAAGTTCCCGCAGGATAATCTCCTGTGTTGCTTTTTACCGTTAATCTTACCGTCGGAATTAAAAGATTAATGGGAGAAAAATTTACCGTAGAAAAATTTGAAGTGTTTGTATCCACCACATTTCCTGTATTGGTAATATTCGTTAATCCGAACAGTGTTCCTGAAGCGCCCGTCCATGATGCTCCCGGAACAATATCGCCCAATCTGGAAGTTCCGGAAGTCTGAATATATTCGTTGCAATCACAGCCCTGCGGCTCTTCAAATGCGTAGAAAACTTTCAAAGAACCGAAGTTTACTCCAATTGTTTGAGTGACTTTTAATCTAACTTCATTAAAAGGTTTAGTCGTCGTAAGGGAAATTTTTTGTTTGTTGGAACCAAATCTTAATACTTTAATATTAATCAGTCCCCCTCCATCAGATAAGTTTTTAGAATCTTGCAGCTGCCCGAATAAATAGGTTTCAATAGTAATATTTTTCAAAAATTCTGCGCTTAATAATTTGCCCTGATCGTCGGGTTCAATGACAAAAC is part of the Chryseobacterium wanjuense genome and harbors:
- a CDS encoding T9SS type A sorting domain-containing protein, yielding MTKKLFGKITALLMLLAMSVVAFGQGYTPIRGMGVEAKPVNGSGICLACYNGSMNPVIDANLDNSVSMGSFATLVSGNGISVKNTNTTYPAGFITGFNVDLGTSVITASFLSNLRISTYKAGVLQESSNSSTLLSVPAFGGTKTRIFLHFKTTKAFDEVRLYQVNVLSVFSALNIYYAFAFDPNKVPVDNNGICDDIIAGSGVDGNVSGSSSFLAPLSYVNNREKIGDGDKNSYGSIVLPAGLLGSYSVGVLDKNQVYPAGNKAGFVIEPDDQGKLLSAEFLKNITIETYLFGQLQDSKNLSDGGGLINIKVLRFGSNKQKISLTTTKPFNEVRLKVTQTIGVNFGSLKVFYAFEEPQGCDCNEYIQTSGTSRLGDIVPGASWTGASGTLFGLTNITNTGNVVDTNTSNFSTVNFSPINLLIPTVRLTVKSNTGDYPAGTFGGFTLTKSANLFTINALDYITITFYKGTTATESRTAGGLFSGQFITSASNQFYVGFMATKPFDRMKIEINPGIGITLAQQYYIYNAFVQLDDDQDGVPNCNDQCPNGNDSIDNNGNGIPDCAEGCSAVNDKSPILDGDGDGIADACDGDSDNDGIPDALEDLNGNGKFEDDDVDGDKLIVAELGDGVSSYLDLDSDNDGILDLFESGIPTSVINQIDTDHNGVIDANVATGNNGIADILETSPDSGIMKYPLKNTDGDDKPDFIDLKSNAVDFDLYAIGKDNLDDLGGGFISRINDADADGIQAVVDTDLVKKGSPDSPLSPYASFAKNSGLMAKSVSESEVKSVVNDIKVYPNPVKAGENLNIKSGEEGTYTMFSAQGQLIKSGKFSGDAEVNTSSLPTGMYIIKVETKTTVKSYKVIVK
- the rpoB gene encoding DNA-directed RNA polymerase subunit beta → MSKTTVTTKGTPRINFSSAKGKIITPDFLDIQIESFKEFFQLDTLPEDRRDEGLYKTFQENFPITDSRNQFVLEFLDYLVDSPRYSIDECVERGLTYSVPLKARLKLYCTDPEHEDFQTVVQDVYLGPVPYMTPSGSFIINGAERVIVTQLHRSPGVFFGQTYHANGTKLYYSRIIPFKGSWMEFTTDINSVMYAYIDRKKKLPLTTLLRAIGYESDKDILQIFDLAEEVKVSKAALKKVEGRTLAARVLNTWFEDFVDEDTGEVVSIERNEIILDRETILEKEHLDLILDAGVKSILIHKENSNEFSIIQNTLQKDPTNSEKEAVEYIYRQLRNADPPDEETARGIIEKLFFSEQRYSLGEVGRYRLNKKLGLNIPTTTEVLTKEDIIAIVRHLIELVNSKAEVDDIDHLSNRRIKTVGEQLAGQFGVGLSRIARTIKERMNVRDNEIFTPLDLVNAKTLTSVINSFFGTNQLSQFMDQTNPLSEITHKRRLSALGPGGLSRERAGFEVRDVHHTHYGRICPIETPEGPNIGLISSLGIYAKINNLGFIETPYRKVDNGKIDLNADPIYLNAEDEEAKVIAQANVELSDNGEFETDRIIARLDGDYPVVEPQQVDLIDVAPNQISGISASLIPFLEHDDANRALMGSNMMRQAVPLLKPQAPIVGTGLEQQVAKDSRILINAEGTGTVEYVDADRIVIKYERSEDEDLVQFESATKTYNLTKFRKTNQSTTITLRPNVRVGDVVEKGQVLCDGYATENGELALGRNLVVAFMPWKGYNFEDAIVINEKVVREDWFTSIHVDEYSLEVRDTKLGMEELTADIPNVSEEATKDLDENGMIRIGAEVKPGDIMIGKITPKGESDPTPEEKLLRAIFGDKAGDVKDASLKADSSLRGVVIDKKLFSRNIKDKKKRTEEKLKLEEIENTYKAKFDDLRNTLIEKLNTLVSGKTSQGVKNDLDEEIIGKGVKFTHKLLTSVEDYVNVSGSDWTVDADKNELIKQLIHNYKIKYNDIQGVKNREKFAISIGDELPAGIMKLAKVYIAKKRKLNVGDKMAGRHGNKGIVSRIVREEDMPFLEDGTPVDIVLNPLGVPSRMNIGQIYETVLGWAGQKLGMTFATPIFDGASLDQITEYTEKAGLPKFGNTHLYDGGTGERFTQPATVGVIYMLKLGHMVDDKMHARSIGPYSLITQQPLGGKAQFGGQRFGEMEVWALEAFGASNILREILTVKSDDVIGRAKTYEAIAKGESMPEPGIPESFNVLLHELQGLGLDVRLEE